One segment of candidate division KSB1 bacterium DNA contains the following:
- the asnB gene encoding asparagine synthase (glutamine-hydrolyzing) yields MCGIAGIVGSADQALINAMTETLAHRGPDDCGTFTLAQDQVALGHRRLSIIDRSPAGHQPMTSASGRFTLVYNGELYNHRELRQELEQSGHAFRSRSDTEVLLTAYEAWGSACLQRFTGMFAFAIWDHCEQKLFAARDQLGVKPFYYALTNGRFVFASELKALLHVPGLQREIDVDAIHSILLFLWIPDPKTIFQNILKLPAGHYLEYSQGKLRIERYWEIPTAHTDSRPESYYVEGLREQLQQAVQRQMMSEVPVGAFLSGGLDSSAIVALARSRSNGNFSTYTIKFGAQDSRMEAMPDDAKYARLIAQRFDTEHHEIVIAPNLVDLLPKILWHLDEPIADPAAINTYVIAKAAKESGTTVLLNGMGGDEIFAGYRKHLASMLAITYRRIPRFLRKALVESFVHFAPVTFSQRGWRLARWAKRFIKSAGCDPVNSFIGSYSYYDETEFEQLLAPEFYTPRGQTYPLRRHFDYFDQAGELEYLNQMCFVDSKMFLPSLNLMYSDKATMAAGVEGRPPLVDHKVVEFAFSIPAKYKIRGLQSKYIFKKAMETLLPREVIYRPKAPFGAPLRAWVKHGLGDLIDDLLSEERVRRRGYLNPAYVRRIIAEDRAGRQDNAHRIWALLTLELWFGIFVDGSGG; encoded by the coding sequence ATGTGCGGCATTGCCGGAATCGTCGGCTCGGCCGACCAGGCGCTCATCAACGCGATGACGGAGACGCTCGCCCATCGCGGGCCGGATGACTGCGGCACGTTCACGCTGGCGCAGGATCAGGTCGCGCTCGGCCACCGCCGCTTGAGCATCATCGATCGCAGCCCTGCCGGCCACCAGCCCATGACCAGTGCCAGCGGCCGCTTCACTTTGGTTTACAACGGCGAGTTGTACAACCATCGTGAGCTGCGGCAGGAACTGGAGCAGAGCGGCCATGCCTTTCGCTCGCGCTCTGACACCGAAGTGCTGCTCACCGCTTATGAAGCCTGGGGCAGCGCTTGTTTGCAGCGCTTCACCGGCATGTTCGCCTTTGCGATTTGGGATCACTGCGAGCAAAAGCTGTTTGCTGCGCGCGATCAGCTCGGCGTCAAACCGTTTTACTATGCCCTCACCAACGGCAGATTTGTTTTTGCCTCGGAGCTAAAGGCGCTTTTGCATGTACCCGGATTGCAGCGCGAGATCGACGTTGACGCGATTCACAGCATTCTCTTGTTTCTATGGATTCCCGATCCCAAAACGATTTTTCAAAACATACTGAAATTGCCTGCCGGCCATTACTTGGAATATTCTCAAGGCAAGCTTAGAATCGAACGCTACTGGGAAATCCCCACGGCCCACACAGACTCCCGGCCGGAGAGCTACTACGTCGAGGGCTTGCGCGAACAACTGCAACAGGCGGTGCAGCGGCAAATGATGAGTGAGGTGCCGGTGGGCGCTTTTCTCAGCGGCGGGTTGGATTCCAGCGCGATCGTGGCCCTGGCGCGCAGCCGGAGCAACGGCAACTTTTCAACCTACACCATCAAATTCGGCGCGCAGGACAGTCGCATGGAGGCCATGCCGGATGATGCCAAATATGCCCGTCTCATCGCGCAGCGCTTCGATACTGAGCATCATGAAATCGTGATCGCGCCCAATCTGGTGGACTTGCTGCCGAAAATTTTATGGCATCTCGATGAGCCGATTGCGGACCCGGCGGCGATCAATACGTATGTGATTGCAAAAGCTGCTAAGGAATCCGGCACCACCGTCCTGCTGAATGGCATGGGCGGGGATGAGATCTTCGCCGGCTATCGCAAGCATCTTGCGTCGATGCTGGCGATCACTTATCGCCGCATTCCGCGGTTTCTGCGCAAGGCCCTGGTCGAGAGCTTCGTGCACTTCGCGCCAGTAACGTTTTCACAACGCGGCTGGCGCCTGGCGCGCTGGGCCAAGCGTTTCATCAAAAGCGCGGGCTGCGATCCCGTCAATAGCTTCATTGGCAGCTATTCCTACTATGACGAAACGGAATTTGAACAACTGCTGGCGCCGGAGTTTTACACGCCGCGCGGTCAGACGTATCCTTTGCGGCGGCATTTTGATTACTTTGATCAAGCGGGCGAGCTGGAATATCTCAATCAAATGTGCTTTGTGGACAGCAAGATGTTTTTGCCCAGTTTGAATTTGATGTATTCCGACAAGGCCACGATGGCGGCCGGAGTCGAAGGCCGGCCGCCGCTGGTCGATCACAAAGTCGTCGAATTCGCCTTCAGCATTCCAGCCAAGTATAAGATTCGCGGGCTGCAATCGAAGTATATTTTCAAGAAAGCCATGGAAACGTTGTTGCCGCGTGAAGTGATTTACCGGCCCAAAGCGCCTTTTGGCGCGCCGCTGCGTGCCTGGGTCAAGCACGGGCTGGGCGATTTGATCGACGATCTGTTGAGCGAGGAGCGTGTCAGACGGCGCGGCTATCTCAACCCCGCGTATGTGCGCCGCATCATCGCGGAGGACCGCGCCGGCCGGCAGGACAACGCCCATCGCATCTGGGCGCTGCTGACGCTGGAGCTGTGGTTCGGGATTTTTGTGGATGGCAGCGGGGGATAA
- a CDS encoding bi-domain-containing oxidoreductase yields the protein MKQILQDFQTGKLQVAELPVPLVRPGMVLVRNRCSLISAGTERATVAVAQSSLLGKAQKRPDLVRQVLENVRREGVAATYAKVRSRLRTVKTLGYSCAGEVMESGCPELFQAGDRVACAGGEYAQHAEYVLVPKHLCVRLPDNVSDEEGAYSTLGAIALQGVRQAEPRLGEWVAVIGLGLLGQLAIQLLEANGCNVVGIDLSAENVARAQQTGVTACLRQTPHLEEMLRDLTAGHGFDACLITAATKSNDPLELSGRLVRKKGRIVIVGWVRVDLPRSPFYEKELEVRMSCSYGPGRYDQRYEAEGRDYPFAYVRWTEQRNLAAFVQLLAKGRVKVKELTTHRFPITRAVEAYQLILGRTQEKYLGVLLEYPAGNDGLVRQLVNEQAPAARRRPAARRIGFIGAGNFAQAYLLPPLQRQPEVQLAGVANAHGPSAKSVCEKFGFSYCTTDYRDLLADDSIDSVFIATRHDAHASLAMAALQAGKNVFVEKPPALTLAELRELHRVYIAARTQSGEGPRLVVGYNRRHAPLAREIKRRFAGAAAPLVVHYRVNAGFLDGGHWLHDPHSGGGRIIGEACHFVDLAMYFIEAAPVSVYAEGFGSSHGEAMPFDNVVATLRFQNGGLATISYLANGSARMPKEHVEIFGGGLCARLDNFTGGVFYSATAQEKLKMPGKGYAEEIAAFLRGEPAPTVQELFYPSLITFAIMESLRTRQPRVITWSVLI from the coding sequence ATGAAACAGATTCTGCAGGATTTTCAAACTGGCAAATTACAGGTTGCCGAGCTGCCGGTGCCGCTGGTGCGGCCGGGCATGGTGCTGGTGCGCAACCGCTGTTCGCTGATCAGCGCCGGCACCGAACGCGCCACGGTGGCAGTGGCGCAAAGCAGTCTTTTGGGCAAGGCGCAAAAACGTCCGGATCTGGTGCGGCAGGTGCTGGAGAATGTGCGGCGTGAGGGCGTGGCCGCGACCTATGCCAAAGTCCGGAGCCGGCTGCGCACGGTGAAAACACTGGGATATTCCTGTGCCGGTGAAGTGATGGAGAGCGGCTGCCCGGAGCTGTTTCAGGCGGGTGATCGCGTCGCGTGTGCCGGCGGAGAATATGCCCAGCATGCCGAATATGTGCTGGTGCCGAAACATCTCTGCGTGCGGCTGCCCGACAATGTCAGCGACGAGGAGGGCGCCTACAGCACGCTGGGTGCGATTGCGCTGCAGGGCGTGCGCCAGGCCGAACCGCGCCTGGGCGAGTGGGTGGCTGTGATCGGTCTGGGATTGCTCGGCCAGCTCGCCATTCAGCTTCTCGAAGCCAATGGGTGCAACGTGGTGGGCATCGATCTCAGCGCGGAGAACGTGGCGCGCGCGCAGCAAACCGGGGTGACGGCCTGTTTGCGCCAGACACCGCATCTGGAGGAGATGCTGCGTGATCTCACCGCCGGCCACGGCTTTGATGCCTGCCTGATTACTGCCGCGACCAAAAGCAATGATCCGCTCGAATTGAGCGGCCGGCTGGTGCGCAAGAAGGGCCGGATCGTGATTGTGGGATGGGTGCGCGTCGATCTGCCGCGCTCGCCGTTTTACGAGAAGGAGCTCGAAGTGCGCATGTCGTGCAGCTATGGTCCCGGGCGTTATGATCAGCGCTACGAAGCGGAGGGCCGGGACTATCCCTTTGCCTACGTGCGCTGGACCGAGCAGCGCAATCTTGCGGCGTTCGTGCAACTGCTCGCCAAAGGCCGGGTGAAAGTGAAGGAGTTGACCACGCACCGTTTTCCGATCACGCGCGCGGTGGAGGCATATCAACTCATTCTCGGCAGGACGCAGGAAAAGTATCTCGGCGTGCTGCTGGAATATCCCGCGGGCAACGACGGGCTGGTGCGCCAGCTCGTGAACGAGCAGGCGCCCGCCGCCCGCCGGCGGCCGGCCGCCCGGCGCATCGGGTTCATTGGGGCGGGCAACTTTGCGCAGGCCTACCTGCTGCCGCCGTTGCAGCGGCAGCCGGAGGTGCAGCTCGCCGGGGTGGCCAACGCGCACGGCCCGAGCGCCAAAAGCGTGTGCGAGAAGTTCGGATTTTCCTACTGCACCACGGACTATCGCGACCTTCTCGCGGATGACAGCATCGACAGCGTGTTCATCGCCACACGCCACGACGCGCATGCCTCCTTGGCGATGGCGGCTTTGCAGGCAGGCAAGAATGTGTTTGTGGAGAAACCGCCGGCGCTCACGCTCGCAGAACTGCGCGAGTTGCACCGGGTTTATATCGCCGCACGGACGCAGAGCGGTGAGGGTCCCCGGCTGGTGGTGGGCTACAATCGCCGGCATGCGCCCCTGGCCCGCGAGATCAAACGGCGATTTGCCGGCGCGGCGGCGCCGCTGGTGGTCCACTACCGCGTGAATGCCGGCTTTTTGGACGGCGGGCACTGGTTGCACGATCCGCACAGCGGTGGCGGCCGCATCATCGGGGAAGCCTGTCATTTCGTGGATCTGGCGATGTATTTCATTGAGGCCGCGCCGGTGTCGGTTTATGCCGAGGGCTTCGGCTCGTCGCACGGCGAAGCGATGCCGTTCGACAATGTCGTGGCCACGCTGCGCTTTCAAAACGGTGGGCTGGCCACGATATCCTATCTTGCCAATGGCAGCGCGCGCATGCCGAAGGAGCATGTCGAAATCTTCGGCGGCGGCCTGTGCGCCCGTCTCGACAATTTCACCGGCGGCGTTTTCTACTCGGCGACCGCGCAGGAAAAGCTCAAAATGCCCGGCAAGGGCTATGCGGAGGAGATCGCGGCCTTTCTGCGCGGCGAACCTGCGCCGACCGTGCAGGAGTTGTTTTATCCCTCGCTGATCACCTTTGCCATCATGGAATCCTTGCGCACACGCCAGCCCCGGGTGATTACATGGTCGGTTCTCATCTGA
- a CDS encoding DUF354 domain-containing protein codes for MIWFDLDNSPHVPLFRPIFAELRRRQQAHFITARDFAQTRELLMLWQIPHLLLGRHGGGSKVGKVVNLLQRSRQLARVMRDKAVTLAVSHGSRTQLMAAARLGIPALLMLDYEYTEARIFNTLATHLLIPAVIPDQRLAQAGFKLNKVIRYAGFKEEIYLRDFVPDPAFRETLGLDPRASLVTLRPPSLLGNYHDAGSEALFRACLEVFSAQQNVQCVIVNRTAAERRLLPEALCRRPNVRVLERAVDGLQLLWASDVVVSGGGTMNREAALLGVPTYSIFTGRRPYLDEYLQAAGRLTFIEQARQIENIPLRPRPRPAAFTPGNPDLPAQITELILDLRRNGVAGNACNATPD; via the coding sequence ATGATCTGGTTTGATCTCGACAACTCGCCGCATGTGCCCTTGTTTCGGCCAATTTTTGCGGAATTGCGCCGGCGGCAGCAGGCACATTTCATCACGGCGCGGGATTTTGCACAGACCAGAGAACTTTTAATGCTATGGCAAATTCCACACCTGCTGCTGGGCCGGCATGGCGGCGGGAGCAAGGTCGGCAAAGTGGTGAATCTGCTGCAGCGCAGCCGGCAGTTGGCGCGCGTGATGCGTGACAAAGCGGTCACGTTGGCGGTGAGTCATGGTTCGCGCACGCAGCTCATGGCCGCCGCGCGTCTCGGCATTCCGGCGCTTTTGATGCTAGATTATGAATACACCGAAGCGAGAATCTTCAATACGCTCGCCACGCATTTGCTCATACCGGCGGTCATTCCCGACCAGCGCCTGGCGCAGGCGGGATTCAAGCTCAACAAGGTCATTCGCTACGCCGGTTTCAAGGAGGAAATTTATTTGCGCGATTTCGTGCCTGATCCGGCGTTTCGCGAAACCCTGGGGCTCGATCCACGGGCAAGCCTCGTCACGCTGCGGCCGCCGAGCCTTTTGGGGAACTATCACGATGCCGGGAGCGAAGCCCTGTTTCGCGCCTGCCTGGAGGTCTTTTCCGCGCAACAAAATGTGCAGTGTGTGATCGTCAATCGCACCGCGGCAGAACGCCGGCTGCTGCCGGAGGCGCTGTGCCGGCGGCCCAACGTGCGGGTGCTCGAACGTGCCGTGGACGGCCTGCAACTGTTGTGGGCCTCGGATGTCGTGGTGAGCGGCGGCGGCACCATGAACCGCGAAGCCGCATTGCTGGGCGTGCCCACCTACAGCATTTTCACCGGCCGGCGGCCTTATCTCGACGAGTATCTGCAGGCAGCCGGCCGCCTGACTTTCATCGAGCAGGCCCGGCAAATAGAGAACATTCCCCTGCGGCCCCGCCCCCGCCCGGCTGCCTTCACACCGGGCAATCCCGACCTGCCCGCACAAATCACCGAGTTGATTCTGGACTTGCGTCGAAACGGAGTGGCTGGAAACGCTTGCAATGCTACGCCTGATTAA
- a CDS encoding sugar transferase yields MLRLIKRAPHKYLLALLDWVSINTAFLLALAYGADSQLHSPAAVWDAYRPEILFCALYGAVVVLIFRHYDLYKINVFLSLADHVVRIGNGIFAAVLGLTLFSFIKNAQVIIVSRFAPFSFILISFSLLVFTRIVLFRSLFLFLTKHDLYRRRALILGGRTTGRMMAATVRLKNPYGLRVAGFLDDELAPGTRVFEQLRVLGRLDEVQDVVHRHRIDEILVCLDEVAPQRLLDVLDWCGQTTATVKIASPLYEVVAERLSTERYGNIPVVGFSAAKPTRLHKLCKRTLDVTLATAGLILLAPVMMLIAIAIKLDSPGPVLFRQIRMGKDGRPFHFYKFRSMVTGSDDDDTRKRAMLQFMRGRSHNNGHNGMTKIVNEARITRVGRFIRKTSLDELPQLFNVIKGDMSLVGPRPCLPYEWENYEDWHKKRLSVTPGCTGVWQVSGRSLVGFDDMVILDLYYIQNASLLLDLPLILKTIPVMLFGKGAK; encoded by the coding sequence ATGCTACGCCTGATTAAAAGAGCACCGCACAAGTATCTGCTCGCCCTGTTGGATTGGGTGAGCATCAACACCGCCTTCCTTCTGGCGCTGGCGTATGGCGCGGACTCACAATTGCATTCGCCGGCCGCCGTGTGGGACGCATACCGGCCCGAGATTCTGTTTTGTGCACTCTACGGCGCCGTGGTGGTGTTGATCTTCCGGCATTACGATCTGTACAAGATCAACGTGTTTCTCTCGCTGGCCGACCACGTGGTGCGCATTGGCAACGGCATTTTCGCAGCCGTGCTGGGCCTGACCCTGTTTTCCTTCATTAAAAATGCACAGGTCATCATTGTCAGCCGTTTCGCGCCCTTCAGTTTCATTCTCATCAGTTTCAGCCTGCTGGTGTTCACCCGCATCGTGCTGTTTCGCAGTCTCTTTCTCTTTCTGACAAAACATGATTTGTACCGCCGCCGGGCCCTGATTCTGGGCGGCCGCACCACCGGCCGCATGATGGCGGCCACGGTGCGCCTGAAAAATCCCTACGGCCTGCGGGTGGCCGGCTTCCTGGATGACGAACTGGCGCCCGGCACGCGCGTGTTCGAGCAACTCCGCGTTTTGGGACGCCTGGATGAGGTCCAGGACGTGGTGCACCGCCACCGCATCGATGAGATCCTGGTCTGTCTCGATGAGGTCGCGCCGCAACGGCTGCTGGACGTGCTGGATTGGTGCGGCCAAACCACGGCCACCGTCAAGATCGCCTCGCCATTGTATGAAGTCGTGGCGGAGCGCCTGTCCACGGAACGTTACGGCAACATCCCGGTGGTGGGCTTCAGTGCGGCCAAACCCACCCGGCTGCACAAGCTGTGCAAGCGCACCCTGGATGTGACGCTCGCCACTGCCGGCCTGATTTTGCTTGCACCGGTGATGATGCTGATTGCGATCGCCATCAAGCTGGACTCGCCCGGACCGGTGCTCTTCCGGCAAATTCGCATGGGCAAGGACGGCCGGCCGTTTCACTTCTACAAGTTTCGCTCGATGGTCACCGGCAGCGATGACGACGACACACGCAAGCGCGCCATGCTGCAGTTCATGCGCGGCCGGTCGCACAACAACGGCCACAACGGAATGACCAAGATCGTCAACGAAGCACGCATCACGCGCGTCGGCCGCTTCATCCGCAAAACCAGTTTGGATGAGCTGCCGCAGCTTTTCAACGTCATCAAGGGCGACATGAGTCTGGTGGGGCCGCGCCCCTGTCTGCCTTATGAATGGGAAAATTACGAAGACTGGCACAAAAAAAGATTGAGTGTGACCCCGGGCTGCACCGGTGTGTGGCAAGTCAGCGGCCGCAGCCTGGTCGGCTTCGACGACATGGTCATACTCGATCTCTACTATATTCAAAATGCCTCCCTGCTGCTGGATTTGCCCCTGATTTTGAAAACCATCCCGGTGATGCTTTTCGGAAAAGGTGCCAAATAA
- a CDS encoding Gfo/Idh/MocA family oxidoreductase codes for MKIGVVGLGYWGPNLVRNFFATEGVEGVVCCDIEEQRLHKIRKVFPNAEVTTSFESLLQRPEVTALAIATPVSSHYPLALRALRAGKHVLLEKPMTTRVEHARELIALAREQGLTLMVDHTFVYTGAVRKIKEMIQRGEIGDILYFDSVRVNLGLFQHDTNVIWDLAPHDVSIMDHLIDREPVSVSAVGVSHYNCLEDVAYLTVHFADQLLAHFHVNWLSPVKVRRILLGGSKHMVVYDDMEPSEKVKVYNRGVEITEKESVYQTLVQYRMGDMYAPKIDQTEALSRLTAEFADCIRTGRRPLTDGTAGCNVVRILEAAEQSLRSGGRVVPLATHSRKEFSWKTIKEYQQMSSLAGTFESSPS; via the coding sequence ATGAAGATCGGTGTCGTTGGCCTTGGTTACTGGGGTCCCAACCTGGTGCGTAATTTCTTTGCGACCGAGGGGGTGGAGGGGGTGGTTTGTTGTGACATTGAAGAACAGCGTCTGCACAAGATTCGGAAAGTGTTTCCCAATGCCGAAGTGACGACCTCGTTTGAAAGTCTGCTGCAGCGCCCGGAGGTGACGGCACTTGCGATCGCCACGCCGGTATCCTCCCACTATCCCCTGGCGCTGCGGGCATTGCGCGCCGGCAAACACGTTCTGCTGGAAAAGCCGATGACCACCAGGGTCGAGCACGCCCGCGAGCTGATTGCCCTCGCCCGCGAACAGGGGTTGACTCTGATGGTCGATCACACCTTTGTTTACACCGGCGCCGTGCGCAAAATCAAGGAAATGATCCAGCGCGGTGAAATCGGCGACATTCTGTATTTCGACTCGGTGCGCGTCAATCTCGGCCTGTTTCAACACGACACCAACGTGATTTGGGATCTCGCCCCGCATGATGTGTCGATCATGGATCATCTCATCGATCGCGAGCCGGTTTCGGTCTCGGCGGTCGGAGTAAGCCACTACAACTGCCTGGAGGACGTTGCCTACCTCACCGTGCATTTTGCCGACCAATTGCTTGCGCATTTCCACGTCAACTGGCTGTCGCCGGTGAAGGTGCGGCGCATTTTGCTGGGCGGCAGCAAGCACATGGTGGTCTATGACGACATGGAGCCCAGCGAAAAAGTGAAAGTCTACAACCGCGGCGTCGAGATCACTGAAAAGGAATCGGTGTATCAGACGCTGGTGCAATATCGCATGGGCGACATGTACGCCCCCAAAATCGATCAAACGGAGGCACTCTCCCGGTTGACAGCGGAGTTCGCGGATTGCATTCGCACCGGCCGCCGGCCGCTCACCGACGGCACCGCCGGCTGCAATGTCGTGCGCATTCTGGAAGCGGCCGAGCAATCGCTGCGCTCCGGCGGACGCGTCGTGCCGCTCGCCACACATTCCCGCAAGGAGTTCTCGTGGAAAACTATCAAAGAATATCAGCAGATGTCAAGCTTGGCAGGAACGTTCGAATCTTCGCCTTCGTGA
- a CDS encoding N-acetyltransferase, protein MENYQRISADVKLGRNVRIFAFVNLYGCEIGDDSKIGAFVEIQKNARIGRAVKVSSHTFICEGVTIEDEVFIGHNVSFINDRYPRATTAAGRLQTESDWQVVPTLVKKRASIGSGATILCGVTIGENAIVGAGSVVTKDVPANAIVAGVPARVLRMQKPLPSENISNPAVCQRAAS, encoded by the coding sequence GTGGAAAACTATCAAAGAATATCAGCAGATGTCAAGCTTGGCAGGAACGTTCGAATCTTCGCCTTCGTGAATCTCTATGGCTGTGAAATCGGCGACGACTCCAAAATCGGTGCCTTCGTCGAAATTCAGAAGAACGCCCGCATCGGCCGCGCCGTCAAAGTCTCCAGCCACACCTTCATTTGCGAAGGTGTAACCATCGAAGACGAAGTGTTCATCGGCCACAACGTTTCCTTCATCAATGACCGCTATCCCCGCGCCACCACCGCCGCTGGCCGCCTGCAAACCGAAAGCGACTGGCAGGTGGTGCCGACGCTGGTGAAAAAGCGTGCGAGCATCGGCAGCGGTGCGACGATTTTATGCGGTGTCACCATCGGTGAGAACGCCATTGTCGGCGCCGGCAGCGTGGTGACGAAAGACGTGCCTGCCAATGCCATCGTGGCCGGCGTGCCGGCACGGGTGCTCAGAATGCAGAAACCGCTTCCCAGCGAAAACATTTCCAACCCGGCGGTGTGCCAACGCGCGGCGTCGTGA
- a CDS encoding capsule assembly Wzi family protein: protein MIRPYLPAIVPAAVLASAVAAGAQSLLAMPPSWHWQNDHLEELALRHPVLALQQMALPLRRVTGTAALSGLRGQGGAEEFWRRWCKAAAVNDTTTGPVMIAGLDFAGRSQTLPPDLASERNFIAAHSRLGVRSYLVISPAPALTLVNVMRVDLGVSDEPEYLGKRWRDITGLTEQAYVRFERGKYAVKLGRDYVKWGRGFDASLLLSDYSRALDQLHLQFDLVRLRLVYLAAQLDPWLTPDSLAQALRSGFASRYLAAGRLEAEILPQRLRLAFSQMVLSGGPHRRFEWLMLNPLLLYHGEQLNGDLNANTAVAFDALFLPRAGLEIYGQWLIDDFQIENVDSTDLEPNEWGLLVGGRVADPLGLRGVTLGVEFTRVANRTYKTKRDWEKFLHRQQPLAHFLGNDFERWLAHASAYAGRQVWTQLLLEYRRRGEGRITTPFDQPWLAVPTGQSYHEKFPSGIVARSLHLRWQARWHPTANFVVSLLAAFSHFHNYNHQPDLRHDEKRFVVGCAWRRMITRAR, encoded by the coding sequence ATGATTCGCCCATACCTCCCGGCAATTGTGCCGGCAGCAGTGCTGGCCTCCGCCGTGGCAGCGGGAGCGCAAAGCCTCCTGGCGATGCCACCCTCCTGGCATTGGCAGAATGATCATCTCGAGGAACTCGCTCTGCGCCATCCCGTGCTCGCGTTGCAACAGATGGCGCTCCCCCTGCGCCGTGTCACCGGCACCGCGGCCCTTTCCGGATTGCGCGGGCAGGGTGGCGCGGAGGAATTCTGGCGGCGCTGGTGCAAAGCCGCGGCGGTCAATGACACCACAACCGGGCCGGTGATGATCGCCGGCTTGGACTTTGCCGGCCGCTCGCAAACCCTGCCGCCGGATCTTGCCAGCGAGCGCAATTTCATTGCCGCGCATTCGCGCCTGGGGGTGCGCAGTTATCTGGTGATTTCTCCCGCGCCCGCGCTGACGCTGGTGAATGTGATGCGTGTCGATCTCGGCGTGTCCGATGAACCTGAATACCTCGGCAAGCGCTGGCGCGACATTACCGGGTTGACGGAGCAGGCTTATGTCCGTTTTGAGCGGGGCAAATATGCCGTGAAACTGGGGCGGGATTATGTGAAGTGGGGGCGGGGGTTCGATGCTTCGTTGTTGCTTTCCGACTACAGCCGCGCGCTCGATCAGTTGCATTTGCAATTCGATCTGGTGCGGCTGCGGTTGGTGTATCTCGCGGCCCAACTCGACCCCTGGCTCACGCCGGATTCGCTCGCGCAGGCTCTGCGCAGCGGGTTTGCCTCCCGCTATCTCGCCGCCGGTCGTTTGGAAGCGGAAATTCTGCCGCAGCGGCTGCGCCTGGCATTTTCACAAATGGTGCTGTCTGGCGGCCCGCACCGCCGCTTCGAATGGCTCATGCTCAATCCGCTGTTGCTGTATCACGGGGAGCAGCTCAACGGCGATCTCAACGCCAACACTGCGGTCGCCTTTGACGCGCTGTTCCTGCCACGAGCCGGCCTGGAGATTTACGGCCAATGGCTGATCGATGATTTTCAAATTGAAAACGTGGACAGCACGGATTTGGAGCCAAATGAGTGGGGCCTGTTGGTGGGCGGGCGCGTCGCTGATCCGCTTGGCCTCCGCGGCGTAACCCTGGGTGTGGAGTTCACGCGCGTGGCGAACCGCACCTACAAAACCAAGCGCGATTGGGAGAAGTTCTTGCACCGCCAGCAGCCGCTGGCGCATTTTTTAGGCAATGACTTTGAGCGCTGGCTGGCGCATGCGAGCGCGTATGCCGGCCGGCAGGTTTGGACGCAACTCCTCCTGGAATATCGCCGTCGCGGCGAAGGTCGCATCACCACGCCGTTCGATCAGCCCTGGCTCGCCGTTCCCACCGGACAATCCTACCACGAAAAATTCCCCTCCGGAATCGTCGCGCGCAGTTTGCATTTACGTTGGCAGGCGCGCTGGCATCCCACCGCCAATTTCGTTGTTTCTCTCCTGGCTGCCTTTTCACACTTTCACAATTACAACCATCAGCCGGACTTGCGGCATGATGAAAAACGGTTTGTTGTTGGCTGCGCGTGGAGGAGGATGATCACGCGGGCGCGATGA
- a CDS encoding NYN domain-containing protein, with amino-acid sequence MEDKIAVFIDLENLVLGDKQPAIGFDVQKILERLLEKGKIVAKRAYCDWEKYPKEKLALHGAAIDLIEIPHRGMTGKNSADIRLVVDALDMCYSKEHISIFVIVSGDSDFSPLVSKLKENGKTVIGVGRKQSSSELLISNCDEFIFYEDLFRPVGEPPKIKGLPRKKAQVMYWLIDAIQALMRENKEVLLASTIKQTIKRKRPFFDEGEFGYHSFSELLEDAQANGIIKLDRHPKSGTYIVTGYGKT; translated from the coding sequence ATGGAAGACAAAATCGCCGTTTTTATCGATCTTGAAAACCTGGTTTTGGGCGACAAACAGCCGGCCATCGGCTTTGACGTTCAAAAGATTCTCGAACGCTTGCTGGAAAAAGGCAAGATCGTCGCCAAACGGGCATATTGCGATTGGGAGAAATATCCCAAGGAAAAACTGGCGCTGCACGGCGCCGCCATCGATCTCATCGAGATTCCGCACCGCGGCATGACCGGCAAAAATTCCGCGGACATCCGCCTGGTGGTCGATGCGCTCGACATGTGTTACTCCAAGGAGCATATCAGCATCTTCGTCATCGTCTCCGGCGACTCGGATTTCAGCCCGCTGGTCTCCAAGCTCAAGGAGAATGGCAAAACCGTGATCGGCGTGGGCCGCAAGCAGTCGTCTTCCGAGCTGCTGATCAGCAATTGTGACGAGTTCATTTTTTATGAGGATTTGTTCCGCCCGGTGGGCGAGCCGCCCAAAATCAAGGGCCTGCCGCGCAAAAAGGCGCAGGTGATGTACTGGCTCATCGACGCCATCCAGGCATTGATGCGCGAAAACAAGGAGGTCTTGCTGGCCTCGACCATCAAACAAACCATCAAGCGCAAACGGCCCTTCTTCGACGAAGGCGAATTCGGTTATCACTCCTTCTCCGAGTTGCTGGAGGATGCCCAGGCCAACGGCATCATCAAGCTCGATCGCCACCCCAAAAGCGGCACCTACATCGTGACCGGCTACGGGAAAACATGA